A window of the Lactuca sativa cultivar Salinas chromosome 5, Lsat_Salinas_v11, whole genome shotgun sequence genome harbors these coding sequences:
- the LOC111877023 gene encoding calmodulin-7 — protein MADQLTDDQISEFKEAFSLFDKDGDGCITTKELGTVMRSLGQNPTEAELQDMINEVDADGNGTIDFPEFLNLMARKMKDTDSEEELKEAFRVFDKDQNGFISAAELRHVMTNLGEKLTDEEVDEMIREADVDGDGQINYEEFVKVMMAK, from the exons ATGGCGGATCAGCTTACCGATGATCAGATCTCCGAATTCAAGGAAGCTTTTAGCCTATTCGATAAGGACGGAGATG GTTGTATCACTACTAAGGAGCTTGGAACCGTTATGAGATCTCTAGGACAAAATCCAACAGAAGCTGAGCTTCAGGACATGATCAATGAGGTTGATGCTGATGGGAATGGGACCATTGATTTCCCTGAGTTCCTGAATCTGATGGCAAGAAAGATGAAGGACACAGACTCTGAAGAAGAACTCAAGGAGGCTTTCCGGGTGTTTGACAAGGATCAAAATGGCTTCATTTCTGCAGCTGAGCTTCGCCATGTTATGACAAATCTTGGTGAGAAACTGACTGATGAGGAAGTTGATGAAATGATCCGTGAGGCTGATGTGGATGGTGATGGCCAGATCAACTATGAGGAATTCGTGAAGGTGATGatggcaaagtga